From one Callithrix jacchus isolate 240 chromosome 2, calJac240_pri, whole genome shotgun sequence genomic stretch:
- the PANK3 gene encoding pantothenate kinase 3 isoform X3, whose protein sequence is MDIGGTLVKLSYFEPIDITAEEEQEEVESLKSIRKYLTSNVAYGSTGIRDVHLELKDLTLFGRRGNLHFIRFPTQDLPTFIQMGRDKNFSTLQTVLCATGGGAYKFEKDFRTIGNLHLHKLDELDCLVKGLLYIDSVSFNGQAECYYFANASEPERCQKMPFNLDDPYPLLVVNIGSGVSILAVHSKDNYKRVTGTSLGGGTFLGLCSLLTGCESFEEALEMASKGDSTQADKLVRDIYGGDYERFGLPGWAVASSFGNMIYKEKRESVSKEDLARATLVTITNNIGSVARMCAVNEKINRVVFVGNFLRVNTLSMKLLAYALDYWSKGQLKALFLEHEGYFGAVGALLGLPNFS, encoded by the exons ATGGACATTGGGGGAACTCTAGTAAAGCTCTCATACTTTGAACCTATTGATATCACAGCagaggaagaacaagaagaagtTGAGAGTTTAAAAAGTATTCGGAAATATCTGACTTCTAATGTAGCATATGGATCCACTGGCATTCGGGATGTACATCTTGAACTGAAAGATTTAACACTTTTTGGCCGGAGAGGGAACTTGCACTTTATCAGGTTTCCAACCCAGGACCTGCCTACTTTTATCCAAATGGGAAGAGATAAAAACTTCTCAACCTTGCAAACGGTGCTATGTGCTACAGGAGGTGGTGCTTACAAGTTTGAAAAAGATTTTCGCACA attggAAACCTCCACCTGCACAAACTGGATGAACTTGACTGCCTTGTAAAGGGCTTGCTGTATATAGACTCTGTCAGTTTCAATGGACAAGCAGAGTGCTATTATTTTGCTAATGCCTCAGAGCCTGAGCGATGCCAAAAGATGCCTTTTAACCTGGATGATCCCTATCCACTGCTTGTAGTGAACATTGGCTCAGGAGTCAGTATTTTAGCAGTCCATTCCAAAGACAACTATAAACGAGTGACTGGGACGAG ccTTGGAGGGGGTACCTTTCTGGGTTTATGCAGTTTATTGACTGGCTGTGAAAGTTTTGAAGAGGCCCTTGAAATGGCATCCAAAGGTGACAGCACACAAGCTGACAAGCTGGTCCGTGATATTTATGGAGGAGATTATGAAAGATTTGGTTTGCCAGGTTGGGCTGTAGCATCTAG tTTTGGGAATATGATTTATAAGGAGAAGCGAGAATCTGTTAGTAAAGAAGATCTGGCAAGAGCTACTTTAGTTACTATCACCAATAACATTGGTTCTGTGGCACGAATGTGTGCTGTTAATGAG aaaataaacagagTTGTCTTTGTTGGAAACTTTTTACGTGTCAATACCCTCTCAATGAAACTTTTGGCATATGCACTGGATTATTGGTCAAAAGGTCAACTGAAAGCATTGTTTCTAGAACATGAG GGATACTTTGGAGCAGTTGGTGCACTTCTTGGGCTGCCAAATTTCAGCTAA
- the PANK3 gene encoding pantothenate kinase 3 isoform X1 produces the protein MKIKDAKKPSFPWFGMDIGGTLVKLSYFEPIDITAEEEQEEVESLKSIRKYLTSNVAYGSTGIRDVHLELKDLTLFGRRGNLHFIRFPTQDLPTFIQMGRDKNFSTLQTVLCATGGGAYKFEKDFRTIGNLHLHKLDELDCLVKGLLYIDSVSFNGQAECYYFANASEPERCQKMPFNLDDPYPLLVVNIGSGVSILAVHSKDNYKRVTGTSLGGGTFLGLCSLLTGCESFEEALEMASKGDSTQADKLVRDIYGGDYERFGLPGWAVASSFGNMIYKEKRESVSKEDLARATLVTITNNIGSVARMCAVNEKINRVVFVGNFLRVNTLSMKLLAYALDYWSKGQLKALFLEHEGYFGAVGALLGLPNFS, from the exons ATGAAGATCAAAGATGCCAAGAAACCCT CTTTCCCCTGGTTTGGCATGGACATTGGGGGAACTCTAGTAAAGCTCTCATACTTTGAACCTATTGATATCACAGCagaggaagaacaagaagaagtTGAGAGTTTAAAAAGTATTCGGAAATATCTGACTTCTAATGTAGCATATGGATCCACTGGCATTCGGGATGTACATCTTGAACTGAAAGATTTAACACTTTTTGGCCGGAGAGGGAACTTGCACTTTATCAGGTTTCCAACCCAGGACCTGCCTACTTTTATCCAAATGGGAAGAGATAAAAACTTCTCAACCTTGCAAACGGTGCTATGTGCTACAGGAGGTGGTGCTTACAAGTTTGAAAAAGATTTTCGCACA attggAAACCTCCACCTGCACAAACTGGATGAACTTGACTGCCTTGTAAAGGGCTTGCTGTATATAGACTCTGTCAGTTTCAATGGACAAGCAGAGTGCTATTATTTTGCTAATGCCTCAGAGCCTGAGCGATGCCAAAAGATGCCTTTTAACCTGGATGATCCCTATCCACTGCTTGTAGTGAACATTGGCTCAGGAGTCAGTATTTTAGCAGTCCATTCCAAAGACAACTATAAACGAGTGACTGGGACGAG ccTTGGAGGGGGTACCTTTCTGGGTTTATGCAGTTTATTGACTGGCTGTGAAAGTTTTGAAGAGGCCCTTGAAATGGCATCCAAAGGTGACAGCACACAAGCTGACAAGCTGGTCCGTGATATTTATGGAGGAGATTATGAAAGATTTGGTTTGCCAGGTTGGGCTGTAGCATCTAG tTTTGGGAATATGATTTATAAGGAGAAGCGAGAATCTGTTAGTAAAGAAGATCTGGCAAGAGCTACTTTAGTTACTATCACCAATAACATTGGTTCTGTGGCACGAATGTGTGCTGTTAATGAG aaaataaacagagTTGTCTTTGTTGGAAACTTTTTACGTGTCAATACCCTCTCAATGAAACTTTTGGCATATGCACTGGATTATTGGTCAAAAGGTCAACTGAAAGCATTGTTTCTAGAACATGAG GGATACTTTGGAGCAGTTGGTGCACTTCTTGGGCTGCCAAATTTCAGCTAA
- the PANK3 gene encoding pantothenate kinase 3 isoform X2: MNSKPAFPWFGMDIGGTLVKLSYFEPIDITAEEEQEEVESLKSIRKYLTSNVAYGSTGIRDVHLELKDLTLFGRRGNLHFIRFPTQDLPTFIQMGRDKNFSTLQTVLCATGGGAYKFEKDFRTIGNLHLHKLDELDCLVKGLLYIDSVSFNGQAECYYFANASEPERCQKMPFNLDDPYPLLVVNIGSGVSILAVHSKDNYKRVTGTSLGGGTFLGLCSLLTGCESFEEALEMASKGDSTQADKLVRDIYGGDYERFGLPGWAVASSFGNMIYKEKRESVSKEDLARATLVTITNNIGSVARMCAVNEKINRVVFVGNFLRVNTLSMKLLAYALDYWSKGQLKALFLEHEGYFGAVGALLGLPNFS; this comes from the exons atgaaCTCTAAACCTG CTTTCCCCTGGTTTGGCATGGACATTGGGGGAACTCTAGTAAAGCTCTCATACTTTGAACCTATTGATATCACAGCagaggaagaacaagaagaagtTGAGAGTTTAAAAAGTATTCGGAAATATCTGACTTCTAATGTAGCATATGGATCCACTGGCATTCGGGATGTACATCTTGAACTGAAAGATTTAACACTTTTTGGCCGGAGAGGGAACTTGCACTTTATCAGGTTTCCAACCCAGGACCTGCCTACTTTTATCCAAATGGGAAGAGATAAAAACTTCTCAACCTTGCAAACGGTGCTATGTGCTACAGGAGGTGGTGCTTACAAGTTTGAAAAAGATTTTCGCACA attggAAACCTCCACCTGCACAAACTGGATGAACTTGACTGCCTTGTAAAGGGCTTGCTGTATATAGACTCTGTCAGTTTCAATGGACAAGCAGAGTGCTATTATTTTGCTAATGCCTCAGAGCCTGAGCGATGCCAAAAGATGCCTTTTAACCTGGATGATCCCTATCCACTGCTTGTAGTGAACATTGGCTCAGGAGTCAGTATTTTAGCAGTCCATTCCAAAGACAACTATAAACGAGTGACTGGGACGAG ccTTGGAGGGGGTACCTTTCTGGGTTTATGCAGTTTATTGACTGGCTGTGAAAGTTTTGAAGAGGCCCTTGAAATGGCATCCAAAGGTGACAGCACACAAGCTGACAAGCTGGTCCGTGATATTTATGGAGGAGATTATGAAAGATTTGGTTTGCCAGGTTGGGCTGTAGCATCTAG tTTTGGGAATATGATTTATAAGGAGAAGCGAGAATCTGTTAGTAAAGAAGATCTGGCAAGAGCTACTTTAGTTACTATCACCAATAACATTGGTTCTGTGGCACGAATGTGTGCTGTTAATGAG aaaataaacagagTTGTCTTTGTTGGAAACTTTTTACGTGTCAATACCCTCTCAATGAAACTTTTGGCATATGCACTGGATTATTGGTCAAAAGGTCAACTGAAAGCATTGTTTCTAGAACATGAG GGATACTTTGGAGCAGTTGGTGCACTTCTTGGGCTGCCAAATTTCAGCTAA
- the PANK3 gene encoding pantothenate kinase 3 isoform X4, with the protein MYKCNLASFFIFFSLGGGTFLGLCSLLTGCESFEEALEMASKGDSTQADKLVRDIYGGDYERFGLPGWAVASSFGNMIYKEKRESVSKEDLARATLVTITNNIGSVARMCAVNEKINRVVFVGNFLRVNTLSMKLLAYALDYWSKGQLKALFLEHEGYFGAVGALLGLPNFS; encoded by the exons ATGTATAAATGCAACTTAGcaagtttctttattttctttagccTTGGAGGGGGTACCTTTCTGGGTTTATGCAGTTTATTGACTGGCTGTGAAAGTTTTGAAGAGGCCCTTGAAATGGCATCCAAAGGTGACAGCACACAAGCTGACAAGCTGGTCCGTGATATTTATGGAGGAGATTATGAAAGATTTGGTTTGCCAGGTTGGGCTGTAGCATCTAG tTTTGGGAATATGATTTATAAGGAGAAGCGAGAATCTGTTAGTAAAGAAGATCTGGCAAGAGCTACTTTAGTTACTATCACCAATAACATTGGTTCTGTGGCACGAATGTGTGCTGTTAATGAG aaaataaacagagTTGTCTTTGTTGGAAACTTTTTACGTGTCAATACCCTCTCAATGAAACTTTTGGCATATGCACTGGATTATTGGTCAAAAGGTCAACTGAAAGCATTGTTTCTAGAACATGAG GGATACTTTGGAGCAGTTGGTGCACTTCTTGGGCTGCCAAATTTCAGCTAA